A region of Sugiyamaella lignohabitans strain CBS 10342 chromosome A, complete sequence DNA encodes the following proteins:
- the VBA5 gene encoding Vba5p (Plasma membrane protein of the Major Facilitator Superfamily (MFS); involved in amino acid uptake and drug sensitivity; VBA5 has a paralog, VBA3, that arose from a segmental duplication; GO_component: GO:0016021 - integral component of membrane [Evidence IEA,IEA]; GO_component: GO:0016021 - integral component of membrane [Evidence ISM] [PMID 12192589]; GO_component: GO:0016020 - membrane [Evidence IEA]; GO_component: GO:0005886 - plasma membrane [Evidence IDA] [PMID 23047103]; GO_component: GO:0005774 - vacuolar membrane [Evidence IEA]; GO_component: GO:0005773 - vacuole [Evidence IEA]; GO_function: GO:0003674 - molecular_function [Evidence ND]; GO_function: GO:0022857 - transmembrane transporter activity [Evidence IEA]; GO_process: GO:0006865 - amino acid transport [Evidence IEA]; GO_process: GO:0015809 - arginine transport [Evidence IGI,IMP] [PMID 23047103]; GO_process: GO:0055085 - transmembrane transport [Evidence IEA]; GO_process: GO:0006810 - transport [Evidence IEA]), protein MFTSSIHSKNQSVDISNSKTTEGSDAPVDLFVDLEQVEDSGDGTTSDQQILHGFKLVLCSVSLLLCMFIFALDQTITVTLLETVGNKFNSFGKISWITIGFFLPVAVLSMSWGSISLIFGRKICMLISIVLFEAGSLMCALAPSMNVLIGGRIIAGIGGGGIQTMVFLILTEIVTIEKRGLMISFIGLSFGIASVVAPLIGGALTTHVSWRWCFYINLPIGAAAFFCIALLFNPPKVAGSFKEKIKKVDYIGVLLLAIGLSCLLLPLSFGSSTSPWNSAEVISLFVIGFFGCIAFFIYNFFISKVPLIPRRIAKVAQVVLPCLGLFGCYGALMIGCIFLATFFQVVKGADGMQSGIDILPLILPTILAIIFSGAIVSKKGITKPLAIVGSALSTVGFGLLTLLNENSPSSKRIGYQILAGVGLGLLVQPMTISAQIASPKSNGGVLIATSMVTLFRSLGSILGSSLGQVVLNVVFGNKLNDYGAVVGFTTRDIVNNPGLIAALPEDKIPLAIKAFVEGYRDVMFLGMAFSIIAFLTTPFYTNKRVPIAPKSQD, encoded by the coding sequence ATGTTCACTAGTAGTATTCACTCCAAAAATCAGAGTGTAGACATCTCTAATTCTAAGACTACTGAAGGATCAGATGCACCAGTTGATCTTTTTGTTGACCTTGAACAGGTTGAAGACTCAGGTGATGGAACAACTTCTGATCAACAAATTCTTCATGGATTCAAACTTGTGCTTTGTTCTGTCTCGCTACTATTATGtatgtttatttttgctttGGATCAGACTATAACAGTCACATTGCTTGAGACGGTAGGAAATAAGTTCAACTCATTTGGGAAGATCAGTTGGATCACAATTGGATTTTTCCTTCCAGTTGCTGTCTTGTCCATGAGTTGGGGAAGTATTTCCCTGATCTTTGGTAGAAAAATATGTATGCTCATATCAATTGTTTTATTTGAAGCAGGTAGTTTAATGTGTGCTCTGGCACCATCAATGAATGTGCTTATCGGAGGTAGAATCATTGCAGGAATAGGAGGAGGCGGTATTCAGACTATGgtatttttgattcttaCTGAAATTGTAACCATTGAAAAACGAGGTTTGATGATTAGCTTCATTGGTTTGTCATTTGGAATCGCATCTGTTGTGGCACCCCTTATTGGAGGAGCTTTGACTACACATGTTTCCTGGAGATGGTGTTTCTATATCAACTTGCCTATTGGAGCAGCTGCTTTTTTCTGCATCGCTTTACTATTTAATCCACCAAAGGTTGCCGGTAGTTTCAAGGAGAAGATTAAGAAGGTGGACTATATTGGAGTATTGCTACTGGCAATTGGTCTTTCATgcctgctgcttcctctgTCATTTGGAAGTTCAACCAGCCCTTGGAATTCTGCTGAAGTCATTAGTTTGTTCGTAATTGGATTTTTTGGCTGCATTGCATTTTTCATTTAcaattttttcatttctaAAGTTCCCTTAATTCCTCGCAGGATTGCTAAAGTGGCTCAGGTTGTGCTCCCCTGTTTGGGTCTCTTTGGGTGCTATGGTGCACTCATGATTGGgtgtatttttttggcaACATTTTTTCAAGTTGTCAAAGGAGCTGATGGAATGCAATCTGGAATTGATATTCTTCCACTTATTTTACCCACAATTCTAGCAATTATATTCAGTGGAGCGATCGTGTCTAAGAAGGGAATTACCAAGCCACTAGCAATTGTTGGTTCAGCTCTTAGTACGGTTGGATTTGGTCTGTTGACTTTATTAAATGAGAATTCACCCTCCTCCAAACGAATTGGATATCAAATTTTGGCAGGTGTCGGTTTGGGTCTGTTAGTGCAGCCAATGACAATTAGCGCTCAGATAGCTTCACCAAAATCCAATGGAGGAGTTTTGATAGCCACTTCTATGGTCACATTGTTTAGATCCTTGGGATCTATTTTGGGAAGTTCTTTAGGACAGGTGGTTCTAAATGTTGTTTTTGGGAATAAACTCAATGACTACGGTGCAGTTGTTGGATTTACAACTAGAGACATTGTGAACAACCCTGGACTAATTGCCGCATTACCTGAAGACAAGATACCACTGGCAATCAAAGCATTTGTAGAAGGATATCGAGATGTCATGTTTCTTGGAATGGCATTTTCAATCATTGCCTTTCTTACCACCCCTTTCTACACTAATAAGCGGGTTCCCATTGCGCCTAAATCTCAggattga
- the HNM1 gene encoding Hnm1p (Plasma membrane transporter for choline, ethanolamine, and carnitine; involved in the uptake of nitrogen mustard and the uptake of glycine betaine during hypersaline stress; co-regulated with phospholipid biosynthetic genes and negatively regulated by choline and myo-inositol; GO_component: GO:0016021 - integral component of membrane [Evidence IEA,IEA]; GO_component: GO:0016021 - integral component of membrane [Evidence ISM] [PMID 12192589]; GO_component: GO:0016020 - membrane [Evidence IEA,IEA,IEA]; GO_component: GO:0005886 - plasma membrane [Evidence ISS] [PMID 2203793]; GO_function: GO:1901235 - (R)-carnitine transmembrane transporter activity [Evidence IMP] [PMID 23755272]; GO_function: GO:0015171 - amino acid transmembrane transporter activity [Evidence IEA]; GO_function: GO:0015220 - choline transmembrane transporter activity [Evidence IMP] [PMID 2203793]; GO_function: GO:0015220 - choline transmembrane transporter activity [Evidence IGI] [PMID 3514579]; GO_function: GO:0034228 - ethanolamine transmembrane transporter activity [Evidence IGI] [PMID 3514579]; GO_process: GO:1900749 - (R)-carnitine transport [Evidence IMP] [PMID 23755272]; GO_process: GO:0003333 - amino acid transmembrane transport [Evidence IEA]; GO_process: GO:0006865 - amino acid transport [Evidence IEA,IEA]; GO_process: GO:0015871 - choline transport [Evidence IMP] [PMID 2203793]; GO_process: GO:0015871 - choline transport [Evidence IGI] [PMID 3514579]; GO_process: GO:0034229 - ethanolamine transport [Evidence IGI] [PMID 3514579]; GO_process: GO:0031460 - glycine betaine transport [Evidence IMP] [PMID 16487344]; GO_process: GO:0055085 - transmembrane transport [Evidence IEA]; GO_process: GO:0006810 - transport [Evidence IEA]), translating into MEEPGNSKNIVTQYDDALLLEQIGYKQELKRSFSLLTMAGWCFGVTSFWTAIGGSLVDTMNAGGPIALVWGWVIVCAFSLMVALSLAELTSAYPVAGGQYSWVLILSRGTKWGRGLSYATAFVQLAGLFSLGSTALYQFGSFTCGMAVLNSDGETWRPTNWQVVLVCWAICFVCLLINIFMNKMLHHIGNFGLWWTIGGFVVCTVTILAVSKHKQDASFVFTAYTNNSGWNDNGMAALFLLNAAFAMCCYDAACHMGEEMDNASRDTARAVVLSVVIGFFTGFAFILALLFCLQDFDAVANTVTGVPLLEIFYQATNNSKAGATCLTVIVVVCQVLASNGMITEGSRSLYAFARDDAFPYQISKYIGTVNSKYDVPIYALIICALFQCAFIAIYFGSSTAFFTVMSIGTVGLYVSYLVPILVVMFRRKHKAVGYYNLGKWGHWVNAPAALYLIYCSVCFFFPTTLPITGDNMNYTPVAFAICAILGLLSWFLGGRHTYATQTESVIIEGVGNEPVVEIVEQKN; encoded by the coding sequence ATGGAAGAACCAGGTAATAGTAAAAACATCGTCACTCAGTATGATGACGCCTTATTGCTTGAACAAATTGGCTACAAACAGGAACTGAAACGAAGTTTCAGTTTACTTACTATGGCCGGTTGGTGTTTTGGCGTTACATCATTTTGGACTGCTATAGGAGGCTCGCTGGTTGATACTATGAATGCAGGTGGTCCCATTGCCCTCGTTTGGGGATGGGTCATTGTGTGTGCCTTTTCATTAATGGTGGCTCTATCATTGGCAGAGCTGACCAGTGCATAtcctgttgctggtggtcagTATTCTTGGGTCCTAATACTGAGTAGAGGCACAAAATGGGGAAGAGGACTCTCTTATGCTACTGCCTTTGTTCAGTTGGCAGGTCTGTTCTCTTTGGGATCGACTGCTCTCTACCAATTTGGTTCATTTACGTGTGGAATGGCAGTTCTTAACAGTGATGGTGAGACATGGCGACCTACAAATTGGCAAgttgttttggtttgttggGCCATCTGTTTTGTTTGCCTACTTATCAACATTTTTATGAATAAGATGCTTCACCATATCGGTAATTTCGGCCTTTGGTGGACTATTGGAGGCTTTGTCGTTTGTACCGTGACAATTCTAGCAGTGTCAAAGCACAAGCAGGACGCTAGTTTTGTATTTACAGCGTATACCAATAATAGCGGGTGGAATGACAATGGCATGGCGGCACTTTTCTTGCTGAATGCTGCTTTTGCAATGTGTTGTTATGATGCAGCTTGCCATATGGGAGAAGAAATGGATAACGCAAGTAGAGATACCGCTAGGGCTGTGGTACTTAGTGTCGTAATTGGATTTTTTACCGGTTTTGCTTTTATTTTAGCCCTTTTGTTCTGCCTCCAAGATTTTGATGCTGTGGCCAACACTGTAACTGGGGTTCCTTTATTGGAAATCTTTTACCAGGCCACCAACAATAgcaaagcaggagctacctGTCTAACAGTCATTGTCGTAGTTTGCCAAGTTCTTGCATCCAATGGTATGATTACTGAAGGATCAAGATCACTATATGCTTTTGCTAGAGATGATGCGTTTCCATATCAAATCAGCAAATATATTGGCACAGTAAACTCCAAGTATGATGTGCCAATCTACGCACTTATCATCTGTGCTCTATTCCAATGTGCGTTTATCGCCATCTACTTCGGATCTAGTACTGCCTTCTTTACAGTCATGTCGATCGGCACTGTGGGTCTCTACGTGTCTTACCTTGTGCCCATTCTTGTGGTAATGTTTCGACGGAAGCATAAGGCTGTCGGATACTATAATCTCGGCAAATGGGGTCATTGGGTTAACGCTCCAGCTGCCTTGTATTTGATTTACTGCTCTGtatgcttcttcttcccgACAACATTGCCCATCACCGGAGACAACATGAACTACACACCGGTTGCGTTTGCGATTTGTGCGATTCTTGGGTTGCTCTCCTGGTTTCTAGGAGGGCGTCACACATACGCTACTCAAACTGAATCGGTGATCATAGAAGGTGTCGGTAATGAACCGGTCGTCGAGATTGTGGAACAaaagaattaa
- the ERG13 gene encoding hydroxymethylglutaryl-CoA synthase (3-hydroxy-3-methylglutaryl-CoA (HMG-CoA) synthase; catalyzes the formation of HMG-CoA from acetyl-CoA and acetoacetyl-CoA; involved in the second step in mevalonate biosynthesis; GO_component: GO:0005634 - nucleus [Evidence IDA] [PMID 14562095]; GO_function: GO:0003824 - catalytic activity [Evidence IEA]; GO_function: GO:0004421 - hydroxymethylglutaryl-CoA synthase activity [Evidence IEA,IEA]; GO_function: GO:0004421 - hydroxymethylglutaryl-CoA synthase activity [Evidence IMP] [PMID 6148937]; GO_function: GO:0016740 - transferase activity [Evidence IEA]; GO_process: GO:0006696 - ergosterol biosynthetic process [Evidence IMP] [PMID 6148937]; GO_process: GO:0008299 - isoprenoid biosynthetic process [Evidence IEA]; GO_process: GO:0006629 - lipid metabolic process [Evidence IEA]; GO_process: GO:0008152 - metabolic process [Evidence IEA]; GO_process: GO:0006694 - steroid biosynthetic process [Evidence IEA]; GO_process: GO:0008202 - steroid metabolic process [Evidence IEA]; GO_process: GO:0016126 - sterol biosynthetic process [Evidence IEA]) — MAFVDDREDIYSFALTAVSKLLKKNNIDPASIGRLEVGTETLLDKSKSVKSVLMQLFGDNADIEGVDTINACYGGTNALFNAINWVESSSWDGRNAIVVAGDIAIYSKGAARPTGGAGVVALLIGPDAPLVFDPVHGSYMQHAYDFYKPDLTSEYPVVDGHFSLTCYTRALDQAYKSYNKKAEKRHLFTASEEKQGIKRFDYSVFHVPTCKLVSKCYGRLHYNDYLENPAAFADAEIPAEVKSVDYEASLTDKVVEKTFLNIAKDASKTRLAPSLIGPTNTGNMYTASVYSSLASLLTFVPADELAGKRVSLFSYGSGLASSFYSLVIKGDIAPLVKNLEFKKLLDDRTTVTPTEYEAALALREKAHLQKSFKPTGSVDALREGTYYLTEVDDKFRRSYAVKN; from the coding sequence ATGGCCTTTGTCGATGACAGAGAGGATATCTACTCGTTTGCTTTGACTGCAGTCAGcaagttgttgaagaagaacaacaTCGACCCTGCATCCATTGGTCGTCTCGAGGTCGGTACCGAGACCTTGTTGGACAAGTCCAAGTCGGTCAAGTCTGTGTTGATGCAATTGTTTGGCGACAATGCTGATATCGAGGGTGTTGACACTATTAACGCTTGTTATGGTGGTACCAATGCCCTTTTCAACGCTATTAACTGGGTCGAGTCGTCGTCTTGGGACGGTAGAAACGCCATTGTCgttgctggtgatatcgCCATTTACTCCAAGGGTGCTGCTAGACCTACGGGTGGTGCAGGTGTTGTTGCTTTGTTGATCGGTCCTGACGCTCCTTTGGTGTTCGACCCTGTTCACGGTTCTTACATGCAACACGCTTACGATTTCTACAAGCCCGATCTCACTTCTGAGTACCCAGTTGTCGACGGTCACTTCTCTTTGACCTGTTACACTCGTGCTTTGGACCAAGCTTATAAAAGCTACAACAAGAAGGCTGAGAAGAGACACTTGTTTACCGCATCTGAGGAGAAGCAAGGAATCAAGCGTTTCGACTACAGTGTTTTCCACGTTCCTACCTGTAAATTAGTCTCCAAGTGTTATGGTCGTTTACATTACAATGACTACCTGGAGAACCCTGCTGCCTTTGCCGATGCTGAGATCCCTGCTGAGGTCAAGTCTGTTGACTACGAGGCCTCTTTGACCGACAAGGTTGTTGAGAAGACTTTCTTAAATATTGCTAAGGATGCCTCTAAGACCAGACTCGCTCCTTCTCTTATCGGACCTACCAACACCGGTAACATGTACACTGCCAGTGTGTACTCTTCCTTGGCCTCCTTACTGACCTTTGTTCCTGCTGACGAGCTTGCTGGCAAGAGAGTCTCGTTGTTCTCTTACGGTTCTGGCCTTGCCTCGTCGTTCTACTCCCTTGTCATCAAGGGCGAcattgctcctcttgtCAAGAACCTCGAGTTCAAGAAACTCCTCGATGACCGCACCACCGTAACTCCCACCGAGTACGAGGCCGCTCTCGCTCTCCGTGAGAAGGCCCATCTCCAAAAGTCGTTCAAGCCCACCGGCTCCGTTGACGCCCTCCGCGAGGGCACCTACTACCTCACCGAGGTCGACGACAAATTCAGACGTTCATACGCCGTCAAgaactaa
- the YSP2 gene encoding Ysp2p (Protein involved in programmed cell death; mutant shows resistance to cell death induced by amiodarone or intracellular acidification; YSP2 has a paralog, YHR080C, that arose from the whole genome duplication; GO_component: GO:0005737 - cytoplasm [Evidence IDA] [PMID 24390141]; GO_component: GO:0016021 - integral component of membrane [Evidence IEA]; GO_component: GO:0016020 - membrane [Evidence IEA]; GO_component: GO:0031966 - mitochondrial membrane [Evidence IEA]; GO_component: GO:0005739 - mitochondrion [Evidence IEA]; GO_component: GO:0005739 - mitochondrion [Evidence IDA] [PMID 16962064]; GO_function: GO:0003674 - molecular_function [Evidence ND]; GO_process: GO:0006915 - apoptotic process [Evidence IEA]; GO_process: GO:0006915 - apoptotic process [Evidence IMP] [PMID 16962064]) — protein sequence MTDSESSSYHHQARGVPFKPSEHEHRRGHRDLLKALSDHPKSGSNGNLTRTSSASSKTSEHPSAVESTSNEDGLSHSESFGYHSSKSEDHSHASSASHFLSSVLTVAQNAANSLAGLKNGEHEESSRSYSEADESESVSEASMSHQRGEDGKLSEVKIEPVRSTISTMGKGELSLATLGFSRDSGSQHRAATPSGEGKKSPQLTDSLKPTSPNANEGYVSGGEGEFNLPEFHSNKFKRSVSITRNRSRRNTNKSMEQPPFRAVSSSTVSTESNEDEDSPEDSVTAFPEGADGDHHLTGFAYANQKRNKEFHRLFKSVQPDDYLLDDFNCALSKEILIQGKMYVSERHVCFNSNILGWVTNLVIAFDEIVTMEKKMTAGLFPNGIVIQTLHARHSFASFVNRDSVIDFLMSIWKKSSPHQPNRSEAYANGSAVNMSDSESTSSTDKERNREVDSDDGSFSYGSSGEVISDELDTDDEFGETARDSPSESANKDSSGGKAPAAGNGSGDGAGADSGSGSGSWPVPLEGPETHAPTDLPALDANDKELATETIHAPLGIVANLLFGSDSTWYKKFLTENQKNIKLGEVPPFEADGGNKTRHYEYVKPLSGPVGPKQTKCISTDTIEKWDLENYVVVTTATSTPDVPSGGSFVTKSRTGLCWAPGNSTKIVISYHIEWSAKSWLKGPIEKGALDGQTQYAKDLVAAINNTLKSKSKSKAPGGIAVTHKKPLKKKRREKVKKVKIDVASAPKSSLEKFMNLLTENPVPGVPLPTWALLTIGIILFSAIRWMFFSPSVPTEVEQARLMRVEEEYQMWKWFEDRGRVGHPLVHRGEGKFDDGDILRYPIFQPGVSSHVKGKKGSYSEQEVLEAIRITEHRLSILKERLNST from the coding sequence ATGACAGACTCAGAATCGAGTTCATACCATCATCAGGCAAGAGGAGTGCCATTCAAACCATCGGAACATGAACATCGACGTGGCCATCGAGATCTTTTAAAGGCACTCTCAGACCACCCAAAAAGCGGTAGTAACGGTAATTTAACTCGAACGTCGTCTGCCTCGTCTAAGACTTCAGAACATCCAAGTGCTGTGGAGTCCACATCTAATGAGGACGGTCTTAGCCATTCTGAAAGCTTTGGATATCATTCTTCCAAATCGGAAGACCATTCACATGCTTCATCAGCCTCTCACTTTTTAAGCAGCGTCTTGACAGTGGCTCAGAATGCTGCTAATTCCTTGGCAGGGCTAAAAAATGGGGAACATGAGGAATCGTCTAGATCCTATAGCGAAGCTGATGAAAGTGAAAGCGTGAGTGAGGCCAGTATGAGCCATCAACGGGGAGAAGACGGTAAATTGAGTGAAGTAAAAATTGAACCAGTTCGTTCAACCATTTCAACAATGGGCAAGGGCGAGCTATCATTAGCCACGCTAGGGTTTTCTCGAGATTCAGGGTCCCAGCACAGGGCTGCAACTCCTTCAGGTGAAGGAAAGAAGTCACCCCAGCTTACCGACTCATTGAAGCCGACCTCACCAAACGCAAACGAAGGTTATGTCTCAGGAGGTGAAGGTGAATTCAATCTCCCGGAATTCCATTCTAATAAATTTAAGAGATCGGTTAGCATAACCAGAAATAGATCTCGTCGGAATACAAACAAGTCTATGGAACAACCACCATTTAGAGCAGTTAGCTCGTCAACAGTAAGCACTGAAtcaaatgaagatgaggattCACCTGAAGATAGTGTCACAGCGTTTCCTGAGGGCGCTGATGGTGATCATCACTTGACAGGATTTGCATATGCCAACCAGAAACGAAATAAAGAATTCCATCGTTTATTCAAATCGGTTCAGCCTGACGACTATCTCCTGGATGATTTCAATTGTGCTCTCAGCAAGGAGATTCTGATTCAAGGTAAAATGTACGTTTCTGAGCGACATGTTTGTTTCAATTCCAACATTCTCGGTTGGGTTACAAATCTTGTTATTGCATTCGACGAAATTGTTACTATGGAGAAAAAGATGACTGCCGGTCTATTCCCCAATGGTATCGTAATCCAGACATTACATGCTCGACACTCGTTTGCAAGTTTCGTCAATCGAGACAGCGTGATTGACTTTCTCATGAGTATTTGGAAGAAGAGTAGTCCTCATCAACCAAATCGGTCGGAGGCGTATGCGAATGGGTCTGCTGTTAATATGTCAGACTCAGAGTCGACAAGCTCCACCGACAAGGAAAGGAATAGGGAagttgattctgatgatggATCGTTTTCATATGGATCTAGTGGAGAAGTCATCAGTGATGAACTTGACACGGATGATGAATTTGGTGAGACTGCTAGAGACAGTCCGAGCGAAAGTGCCAACAAAGATAGCTCTGGGGGTAAAGCTCCTGCAGCTGGAAATGGCTCAGGAGACGGAGCAGGCGCTGACTCAGGTTCTGGATCAGGCTCTTGGCCCGTTCCTCTTGAGGGTCCAGAAACTCATGCTCCAACCGACTTGCCTGCATTAGACGCCAATGATAAGGAGCTAGCAACGGAAACAATTCATGCTCCACTTGGCATTGTCGCGAATCTTCTTTTCGGATCTGATTCCACATGGTATAAGAAGTTTTTGACGGAAAATCAAAAGAATATCAAGCTTGGCGAAGTGCCACCGTTTGAGGCCGATGGGGGCAATAAAACTCGTCATTACGAATACGTAAAACCATTAAGTGGTCCAGTGGGcccaaaacaaacaaaatgtATTAGTACAGATACAATTGAAAAGTGGGATCTTGAAAACTACGTCGTAGTAACTACAGCTACATCTACTCCTGATGTTCCAAGTGGTGGCTCATTTGTTACGAAGTCTAGGACTGGCCTCTGTTGGGCACCCGGGAATAGCACCAAGATTGTTATATCTTATCACATCGAGTGGTCGGCAAAGAGTTGGCTTAAGGGGCCAATTGAAAAAGGAGCACTGGATGGACAAACTCAGTATGCTAAGGATTTGGTAGCTGCGATTAACAACacattgaaatcaaagagtAAATCTAAGGCACCTGGTGGAATTGCTGTCACACACAAGAAGCCACttaaaaagaagaggagaGAAAAGGTTAAGAAAGTCAAGATTGATGTTGCATCTGCTCCCAAGAGTAGCCTTGAAAAGTTTATGAATTTACTGACGGAAAATCCAGTACCTGGTGTCCCTCTTCCTACATGGGCTTTGTTGACTATTGGCATAATTCTCTTCTCTGCAATTCGATGGATGTTTTTCTCGCCATCGGTACCCACCGAAGTTGAACAAGCACGATTGATGCGGGTTGAGGAGGAATATCAGATGTGGAAATGGTTTGAAGATAGAGGACGAGTGGGACATCCTCTTGTGCATAGAGGTGAGGGTAAATTCGACGATGGCGATATACTTCGTTATCCTATTTTCCAGCCAGGCGTATCTAGCCATGTTAAAGGCAAGAAAGGCTCTTATTCCGAGCAGGAAGTGTTGGAAGCAATTCGAATTACAGAGCATAGATTGAGCATATTGAAAGAGCGTTTGAATTCAACGTGA